A genomic window from Rhodococcus sp. KBS0724 includes:
- a CDS encoding holo-ACP synthase: MGESVPSGTSAVSAVSSAPFDASPRIGCDVVNVVDVSRSIDLFGSRYLERTFTARELEICSGAARDQRLAARFAAKEAVVKVLRPADTAIPWNSIEITRELWGGCGVELFGEAAKLAVAQDLQDFQVSISHEADVAIAMVIAMRRGGSQQTEGRSHR, encoded by the coding sequence ATGGGTGAATCTGTACCGTCGGGGACTTCGGCAGTTTCGGCTGTTTCGTCGGCACCATTCGATGCAAGTCCTCGGATCGGCTGCGACGTGGTCAATGTCGTGGATGTCAGTCGAAGCATCGACCTGTTCGGGAGTCGATACCTCGAGCGGACGTTCACTGCTCGCGAGTTGGAGATATGCAGCGGGGCCGCCAGGGACCAGCGACTCGCGGCGCGTTTTGCCGCGAAGGAAGCGGTGGTCAAAGTTCTTCGACCCGCTGACACGGCAATTCCATGGAATTCCATCGAGATTACGCGTGAGCTGTGGGGGGGATGTGGGGTAGAGCTTTTCGGCGAAGCAGCAAAACTTGCTGTGGCGCAGGATCTTCAGGATTTCCAAGTATCTATTTCGCATGAGGCCGACGTCGCCATCGCCATGGTGATTGCCATGCGTCGTGGCGGTTCGCAACAAACAGAAGGACGAAGTCACCGATGA
- a CDS encoding SLC13 family permease: MNDITITFVVLAVVVALFVIGRIPVGIIAIGTALALYATGVISVQQALAGFGDPTVIFIAALFVVSEALDATGVTTWAGEKLLTKVGDSRVRLLSAIMLLVAALTALISVNGAVAALIPMVVVLAVRLGRSTSQLLLPLAFAAHAGSMLTLTGTPVNIIVSDAAADAGAGAFGFFDFTLIGAPLVLGTIAIAVFLGPRVLPHRAGTSMSPDLSRHAKTLAQQYAVAGGCDQSDAPLITKDDGVVEVIVPPRSEIIGDKVFPGMVTDSGDLVVLAAARAGEPCGPGGIRLAAGDTLLLQGSWDDLDTHTSVDPNVLVVDPPALIRKQAAPLGTRAIMSLVVVAAMVVMLTFGLVPSAIAGLLAACAMVLLRVISVEQAHRSISWTTLILVGGMIPLSTAIQETGAAEKLAHGFVDVIGGASPYVVVAGLFVVTATLGQLISNTATALIITPIAISVASELNISVVPLLMTVTVAAAASFLTPVATPANMMVMGPGGYKFGDYWKLGLPMLLWFLVVATVLIPLIWSF, translated from the coding sequence GTGAATGACATCACCATCACGTTTGTCGTGCTTGCCGTAGTTGTGGCGCTGTTTGTCATAGGCAGAATTCCGGTCGGAATCATCGCGATCGGAACGGCACTGGCGCTGTATGCCACCGGCGTGATCTCGGTGCAACAGGCACTGGCCGGATTCGGTGATCCCACAGTCATATTCATCGCAGCGCTCTTTGTCGTCAGCGAAGCGCTCGATGCCACCGGAGTCACGACGTGGGCGGGCGAGAAACTTCTGACGAAGGTCGGCGATTCACGCGTTCGGTTGTTGAGCGCAATCATGTTGCTGGTCGCCGCACTGACGGCGTTGATCAGTGTGAACGGTGCGGTAGCCGCCTTGATCCCGATGGTGGTCGTCCTCGCGGTCCGACTCGGCCGGTCCACATCGCAACTGCTGCTCCCGCTCGCCTTTGCCGCGCATGCCGGTTCGATGCTCACGCTCACCGGCACACCGGTCAACATCATCGTCTCCGACGCCGCCGCCGACGCCGGTGCGGGCGCATTCGGCTTCTTCGACTTCACCTTGATCGGTGCACCGCTGGTTCTCGGAACCATCGCGATCGCAGTGTTTCTCGGCCCTCGCGTATTGCCGCATCGCGCCGGGACGTCGATGTCACCGGACCTGAGCCGCCATGCCAAGACTCTCGCGCAGCAATACGCCGTCGCTGGCGGTTGCGATCAATCCGATGCGCCGCTGATCACCAAGGACGACGGTGTCGTCGAGGTGATCGTTCCGCCCCGTTCGGAGATCATCGGCGACAAGGTATTTCCCGGCATGGTGACCGACAGCGGCGATCTGGTGGTTCTGGCCGCTGCGCGGGCCGGCGAGCCCTGTGGCCCTGGCGGTATCAGGCTCGCTGCCGGCGACACTCTGCTGCTGCAGGGCAGTTGGGACGATCTGGACACTCACACGTCGGTGGACCCGAACGTCCTCGTGGTCGATCCGCCCGCCTTGATCCGCAAGCAGGCCGCGCCGCTCGGCACCCGCGCGATCATGTCCCTCGTTGTTGTCGCCGCCATGGTGGTCATGTTGACGTTCGGATTGGTCCCGTCTGCCATTGCGGGTCTTCTTGCCGCCTGCGCGATGGTCCTGCTGCGCGTGATCAGCGTCGAACAGGCCCACCGCTCGATCTCGTGGACCACCCTCATTCTGGTCGGCGGAATGATCCCGCTTTCCACGGCAATTCAAGAGACCGGCGCTGCCGAGAAGCTCGCTCACGGTTTTGTCGACGTCATCGGCGGCGCCAGCCCGTACGTCGTTGTTGCCGGACTGTTCGTCGTCACCGCGACGCTCGGCCAGCTCATCAGCAACACCGCAACGGCATTGATCATCACGCCAATCGCGATCTCCGTGGCCTCCGAGCTGAATATTTCGGTGGTGCCGCTCCTCATGACGGTGACCGTCGCGGCCGCAGCGTCGTTCCTGACCCCCGTCGCCACCCCCGCCAACATGATGGTGATGGGTCCTGGCGGCTACAAGTTCGGCGACTACTGGAAGCTCGGACTCCCGATGCTCCTGTGGTTCCTCGTGGTTGCGACGGTTCTGATTCCGCTGATCTGGAGCTTCTGA
- a CDS encoding acyl carrier protein: protein MSDQAIRKVLMEHGRLAVDVGTIDVDADLYALGLTSHASVNVMLALEDSFDIEFPDELLRKSTFASVRAIESALIGLGEA from the coding sequence ATGAGTGATCAGGCAATTCGCAAAGTGCTCATGGAACATGGTCGGCTTGCAGTCGATGTCGGCACTATCGACGTCGACGCCGATCTGTACGCGTTGGGTTTGACCTCTCACGCAAGCGTCAATGTGATGCTGGCGCTGGAAGATTCGTTCGATATCGAGTTTCCGGACGAGTTGCTTCGGAAGAGCACTTTTGCCAGCGTCCGGGCGATCGAGAGTGCGTTGATCGGCCTGGGTGAAGCGTGA
- a CDS encoding ScbR family autoregulator-binding transcription factor translates to MVRQERAEATRDSVLRGAAGVFLRLGYANASLSEIIAESQVTKGALYFHFGSKEELARAVIDEGSARFDAKSELWLDRRTPALESLIGVSSVAVDTAAHDVLVRATFRLLVEIGDYRGSGPATFEGWLDIFRELATRAADEGDLKSDVDSADIARFLLQMVTGVRLIASATGTMRDLSDSMKTSWNIILPVVVPESKVEYFRQFAARRLSSDH, encoded by the coding sequence ATGGTGAGGCAGGAGCGGGCGGAAGCCACTCGTGATTCGGTACTGCGCGGTGCAGCGGGCGTATTTCTGCGTCTGGGTTACGCAAACGCCAGTTTGAGCGAGATCATTGCCGAGTCGCAGGTGACCAAAGGGGCGCTGTACTTCCACTTCGGTTCCAAGGAAGAGCTCGCCCGTGCGGTGATCGACGAAGGGTCTGCTCGTTTCGACGCCAAGTCGGAATTGTGGCTGGATCGACGAACGCCGGCATTGGAATCTCTGATCGGAGTCTCGTCGGTGGCAGTCGACACTGCCGCACACGACGTACTTGTTCGTGCCACGTTCCGTTTGTTGGTCGAGATCGGCGACTACCGGGGATCGGGTCCGGCAACGTTCGAGGGGTGGCTCGACATCTTCCGGGAACTCGCCACCAGAGCTGCCGATGAAGGTGACCTGAAATCCGACGTCGACTCCGCGGATATTGCGCGTTTCTTGTTGCAGATGGTGACGGGTGTCCGATTGATAGCTTCGGCCACGGGAACTATGCGCGATTTGTCTGACTCGATGAAGACGTCCTGGAACATCATTCTTCCCGTTGTCGTTCCGGAATCGAAGGTCGAGTACTTCCGACAGTTTGCTGCTCGTCGTCTGAGTAGCGACCACTGA
- a CDS encoding acyl-CoA dehydrogenase family protein, whose protein sequence is MSIPHPDVIVEPAVDRARRVADEVAAVWAAEVDEDSRFPAEAVAAMREQRLLSVAVPTELGGDGLSLREVATIARIIGSRCASSGMIFAMHQTQIYSLIKHGNTEALRAFVVESVDKQLLLASATTELGIGGDVSRSYCAVEDLGGHLLLIKNAPVISYGRHADAILVTARRSPESQPNDQVLVICRSGDLTLEKTAEWNAFGLRGTCSLGYILRATSTPDMMIATPYADISTNTMLPVSHIVWSSVWLGIADAALDKARKYVRAAARKQPGVSSPAALRLAETASTAQQFADLVEASACRYDRAVGSRGELGGAATTDSVGFSLAMNNLKVATSRSVVEIVGQTMLICGISGYREDSEYSLGRHLRDAHGAAVMVNNDRIMAGSAQMAIGYQGTL, encoded by the coding sequence GTGAGCATCCCGCATCCCGACGTCATTGTCGAGCCCGCCGTTGATCGGGCGCGCCGCGTCGCAGACGAAGTTGCCGCCGTGTGGGCGGCCGAAGTAGACGAAGACTCTCGATTCCCCGCCGAGGCGGTTGCCGCGATGCGCGAGCAGCGTCTGCTCTCGGTCGCCGTTCCCACCGAGCTCGGTGGCGACGGCTTGTCGTTGCGTGAGGTTGCCACGATCGCGCGCATCATCGGATCACGCTGTGCGTCCAGCGGAATGATCTTTGCGATGCATCAAACGCAGATCTACTCCCTGATCAAGCATGGCAACACGGAGGCGCTGCGGGCATTTGTAGTCGAATCCGTCGACAAGCAGTTGCTGCTTGCATCGGCAACAACGGAGTTGGGGATCGGCGGCGACGTCAGCCGAAGCTATTGTGCTGTAGAGGATCTCGGTGGCCATCTGCTGCTGATCAAGAACGCCCCTGTGATTTCGTACGGCCGGCATGCCGACGCGATTCTGGTCACCGCCCGTCGTTCGCCGGAAAGTCAGCCTAACGATCAGGTACTTGTTATCTGCCGCAGCGGGGATCTCACTCTGGAAAAAACCGCCGAATGGAACGCATTCGGATTGCGTGGAACATGCAGCCTCGGGTACATCCTGCGGGCGACGTCCACGCCGGACATGATGATCGCAACTCCGTACGCCGATATTTCCACCAACACCATGCTGCCGGTGTCACACATCGTGTGGAGTTCGGTGTGGCTCGGCATCGCGGACGCGGCACTCGACAAGGCGCGCAAGTACGTGCGTGCCGCCGCGCGTAAGCAGCCGGGAGTCTCGTCGCCGGCAGCGCTGCGATTGGCTGAAACAGCATCGACTGCACAACAATTCGCTGACCTGGTGGAGGCGTCCGCGTGCCGCTACGACCGCGCCGTCGGATCTCGCGGCGAGTTGGGCGGGGCGGCGACAACAGATAGCGTCGGTTTCTCGCTGGCAATGAACAACCTGAAGGTCGCCACCTCGAGATCGGTGGTGGAGATTGTCGGTCAGACGATGTTGATCTGCGGTATCTCCGGATACCGCGAAGACAGTGAGTACTCGCTCGGGCGTCATCTCCGTGACGCCCACGGGGCAGCCGTGATGGTGAACAACGATCGCATCATGGCGGGATCCGCTCAAATGGCCATCGGATACCAAGGAACACTATGA
- a CDS encoding TetR/AcrR family transcriptional regulator: protein MGSDRAPERATRVRMTGTQRRQQLIEIARALFAERGYEATSIEEIAQRANVSKPVVYEHFGGKEGLYAVVVDREMSRLLEMITSSLSQNRSRVRVERVALALLTYVEEHTDGFRILVRDSSVVAPSGTYSSLLNDAISQVGYLLAGDFSRRGFDPGLATMYAQALVGMVSTTATWWLDERSPSKEVVAAHLVNLCWNGLTNLEADPQLEG, encoded by the coding sequence ATGGGCAGTGATCGCGCACCTGAACGGGCAACTCGGGTGCGGATGACGGGAACACAGCGTCGTCAGCAGTTGATCGAGATCGCCAGGGCACTTTTTGCCGAACGTGGATACGAAGCAACCTCCATCGAGGAAATCGCGCAACGAGCAAATGTCTCGAAGCCTGTCGTCTACGAGCACTTCGGCGGTAAAGAGGGCTTGTATGCCGTCGTCGTGGATCGTGAGATGTCGCGACTGCTGGAGATGATCACGTCGTCGTTGTCGCAGAACCGCTCGAGAGTTCGAGTCGAGCGGGTAGCGCTGGCGTTGCTCACATACGTCGAGGAACACACGGACGGCTTCAGGATCTTGGTTCGTGACTCGTCCGTCGTAGCGCCGAGCGGCACCTATTCCAGTCTCCTCAACGACGCCATCAGTCAGGTGGGATACCTGTTGGCCGGAGACTTCTCGCGGCGTGGATTCGACCCGGGACTTGCAACGATGTACGCGCAGGCGCTTGTCGGGATGGTGTCGACCACAGCCACGTGGTGGCTCGACGAGCGCTCACCGTCCAAGGAAGTCGTGGCCGCGCATCTCGTCAATTTGTGTTGGAACGGACTCACCAATCTCGAGGCCGATCCGCAATTGGAGGGTTAA
- the glmU gene encoding bifunctional UDP-N-acetylglucosamine diphosphorylase/glucosamine-1-phosphate N-acetyltransferase GlmU: MIDKRELKQVQTAVIVLAAGAGTRMKSKTPKVLHTLAGRTMLAHSLHAAASLNPTHLVTVVGHDRERVSEAVASVATDLDRSITIAVQDEQKGTGHAVSCGLEGLPADFRGTVLVTAADVPLLDGATIADLLERHTSAPAAAVTVLTSTASDPTGYGRILRTTDGEVNAIVEEKEATDSQRSITEVNSGVYAFDVETLRDALSSLDSNNAQHEFYLTDVIMIARRAGKRVRAQHIADSVLVAGANDRVQLSTLAREKNRRILEKWMRAGVTVVDPASTWIDCDVTLEQDVTLLPGVQLAGTTSVGEDAVIGPDTTLTDVTVGARAVVIRSHASESTIGDDATVGPFAYLRPATSLGAHGKLGAYVETKNAEIGEHSKVPHLTYVGDATIGHHSNIGASSVFVNYDGVTKRRTVVGSHVRTGSDTMFVAPVHVGDGAYTGAGTVLRFDVPAGALAVSGGQQRNIEGWVEKNRPGTPAADAATASESERTDQQVQKDGMNQ; this comes from the coding sequence ATGATCGACAAGAGGGAGCTCAAACAAGTGCAAACCGCCGTGATCGTTCTCGCAGCGGGTGCAGGCACTCGGATGAAGTCCAAGACTCCCAAGGTGCTCCACACTCTTGCCGGCCGCACCATGCTCGCGCACTCCCTCCACGCTGCTGCGTCGTTGAATCCGACGCATCTGGTGACCGTCGTCGGCCACGATCGCGAACGGGTATCCGAAGCTGTGGCATCCGTCGCCACCGATCTGGATCGTTCGATCACGATCGCCGTTCAGGACGAGCAGAAGGGCACCGGCCACGCGGTCAGTTGCGGTCTCGAAGGTTTGCCTGCAGATTTCCGCGGCACCGTACTCGTGACTGCTGCCGACGTTCCCCTCCTGGACGGCGCCACCATCGCGGATCTACTCGAGCGCCACACCAGCGCGCCGGCGGCCGCAGTGACGGTCCTGACTTCCACGGCATCCGACCCCACCGGTTACGGCCGGATCCTGCGCACCACCGACGGTGAAGTCAATGCGATCGTCGAGGAGAAGGAAGCGACGGACTCGCAGCGTTCGATCACCGAGGTCAACTCCGGTGTCTACGCGTTCGACGTCGAGACGCTTCGTGACGCGTTGTCCTCCCTCGACTCCAACAATGCTCAGCACGAGTTCTATCTCACCGATGTGATCATGATCGCCCGTCGCGCCGGCAAGCGTGTCCGGGCTCAGCACATTGCGGATTCGGTTCTGGTCGCCGGCGCGAACGATCGTGTGCAGCTGTCGACGCTGGCACGTGAGAAGAACCGTCGAATCCTCGAGAAGTGGATGCGCGCGGGCGTCACCGTCGTCGATCCGGCAAGTACGTGGATCGACTGCGACGTCACTCTCGAGCAAGATGTGACCCTGCTCCCCGGCGTGCAGTTGGCCGGCACCACGTCAGTGGGCGAAGACGCTGTGATCGGCCCGGATACCACTCTGACCGATGTCACTGTGGGCGCACGAGCCGTTGTCATCCGTTCGCATGCAAGCGAGTCGACCATCGGCGACGACGCCACCGTCGGCCCCTTCGCATACCTCCGTCCGGCCACGTCCCTGGGCGCTCACGGCAAACTCGGTGCGTACGTGGAGACCAAGAACGCCGAGATCGGCGAACATTCGAAGGTTCCGCATCTTACCTACGTCGGCGACGCCACCATCGGCCATCACAGCAACATCGGAGCGTCGAGCGTCTTCGTCAATTACGACGGGGTGACCAAGCGCCGTACTGTGGTGGGGTCGCACGTGCGAACCGGCTCGGACACGATGTTCGTCGCTCCGGTTCATGTCGGGGACGGCGCGTACACCGGCGCCGGCACCGTCTTGCGATTCGACGTTCCGGCTGGGGCCCTTGCGGTCTCGGGCGGTCAGCAACGCAACATCGAGGGTTGGGTCGAGAAGAATCGACCCGGTACTCCTGCGGCCGATGCAGCAACGGCTTCGGAATCAGAGCGCACAGATCAGCAAGTACAAAAGGATGGCATGAACCAGTGA
- a CDS encoding ribose-phosphate diphosphokinase → MTANWIDNQKNLMLFSGRAHPELAEQVAKELDIRVTPQTARDFANGEIFVRFEESVRGSDAFVLQSHPAPLNTWVMEQLIMIDALKRGSAKRITAVLPFYPYARQDKKHRGREPISARLIADLLKTAGADRIITVDLHTDQIQGFFDGPVDHMHAQGQLAEYVRDNYGTDNICVVSPDAGRVKVAEKWADALDGAPLAFVHKTRDPLVPNQVKSNRVVGDVNGLTCVLIDDMIDTGGTIAGAVRVLKDAGAVDVIIATTHGIFSDPAAERLANCGAKEVITTNTLPIPESKQFPTLTILSIAPLLARTIKEVFENGSVTSLFDGSA, encoded by the coding sequence GTGACTGCGAATTGGATCGACAACCAGAAGAACTTGATGTTGTTCTCGGGTCGTGCGCATCCCGAGTTGGCTGAGCAGGTCGCGAAGGAACTCGACATCCGAGTCACCCCGCAGACTGCCCGCGATTTCGCGAACGGTGAGATCTTCGTTCGCTTCGAAGAGTCCGTGCGTGGGTCGGATGCGTTTGTGCTGCAGAGTCATCCGGCGCCGCTGAACACGTGGGTGATGGAACAGCTCATCATGATCGACGCTCTCAAGCGTGGATCCGCGAAGCGCATCACCGCGGTGCTGCCGTTCTACCCGTACGCCCGCCAGGACAAGAAGCACCGCGGACGCGAGCCGATTTCCGCTCGCTTGATCGCGGACCTGCTCAAGACCGCAGGCGCCGACCGGATCATCACGGTCGACCTCCACACCGATCAGATTCAGGGCTTCTTCGACGGTCCGGTTGATCACATGCACGCTCAGGGCCAGCTCGCCGAGTACGTGCGCGACAACTACGGCACCGACAACATCTGCGTCGTCTCCCCGGATGCCGGCCGCGTCAAGGTTGCCGAGAAGTGGGCGGATGCCCTCGACGGCGCGCCGCTGGCGTTCGTGCACAAGACCCGCGACCCGCTGGTTCCGAACCAGGTCAAGTCCAACCGTGTGGTCGGTGACGTCAACGGCCTCACCTGTGTGTTGATCGACGACATGATCGACACCGGCGGCACCATCGCCGGCGCTGTCCGGGTACTCAAGGACGCCGGTGCCGTCGACGTCATCATTGCAACCACACACGGCATCTTCTCGGATCCGGCCGCCGAGCGCCTGGCCAACTGCGGCGCCAAAGAGGTCATCACGACCAACACGCTGCCGATCCCCGAGTCGAAGCAGTTCCCGACCCTGACGATTCTGTCGATTGCACCTCTGCTAGCGCGGACAATCAAGGAAGTTTTCGAGAACGGTTCTGTGACTTCACTGTTCGACGGCAGCGCATAG